The nucleotide window GAGTTTCTATTTTCGGGTCAAGCCATCCAGGAAGCTGACGGACGAGCAGTTTTTCAAGGATGAAGACCGGTTTGTCAAATCCATCCGTGGCAGCAATTATGATGATCTGGACATCCTGCCCGCCAATATGAGCTTTCGCAATTTCGATGTCTTCCTGTCGCGCATGAAGAATAGCCGGTCGCGTCTGAAGAAGTCGCTGAAGGCGGTCAAGAAGGACTATGACGTCATTCTGCTCGACTGCCCGCCGAATATTTCGACCCTGTCTGAGAGTGTCTTCAAGGCGTCCGACGTGGTGCTGGTGCCGGTCATTCCCACCACCCTGTCGCAGCGGACCTTCGAGCAGCTGGTCGATTTCTTCAAGGCCAACGACATTCCGCTCAGGAAGCTGGCGGCCTTTTTCTCGATGGTCCAGAATGTCAAGTCGCTGCATGGCGAGTTGATGGACGAGATGACGAGCCAGTACAAGAAGCAGTTCCTTTCCGCCTATGTGCCCTTTACGTCCGATGTCGAGCGCATGGGCGTGCATCGGGCACCGGTGCTGGCCAGCGCGCCGGGTTGTGCCGCGTCCAAGGCCTATCAGGACCTCTATCGCGAGATGCGCAAGAAGGTGGCCCTGAAATGACCGTTGCGAAGCAGAAGGCGGAAAGTGTTGAAATCGAACGCAAGTTCCTGTTGCGCTCCCTTCCTGACCTGTCATCCCTGAAGGCCGGGGATGTCGCGCAGGGCTATCTAACTTCTGCCACGGATTCCATTGAAATGCGGGTGCGCCGGAAAGGCTGCGGTGCGAATGCTGCCCATTTCATGACGCTGAAGTCCGATGGCACCCTGTCTCGCAAGGAAATCGAGGTGCCGATTTCTGCGGCCCAGTTCGATAGCTTCTGGCCAGCCACCAAGGGGCGACGGGTCGAGAAGACGCGCTATGTGGGAGTGCTTTCAGACGGTCTCCGTTTCGAGCTCGATGTATTCCATGGTGGGTTGGATGGATTGAAATTGGTCGAGGTGGAATTTGCCTCGGTTGAGGCCGCGTCGCGGTTTGTTGCGCCGGACTGGTTCGGCGAGGACGTGACCAGCAATAAGGGTTACAAGAACAAGTCCCTCGCGGTGAATGGCTTGCCCTGACGCGATTTGAGCGCCGCATTGTTTTGCGGATTGCTGTTTTCCAACAAAAATATTGGATTGCCGTCTTTCGCCTTGTGTCGGTGGAAGGCGGTATTGTTGTTTCTGTGCCCTGTTTTATGGAAGAGAATAAGTAAAATTATGTATATATTGTCTCTGTGCAATATAAACCGTGCTATCCTTGATGGCGTTTCAGTAAATTTACTGGTTCGGGCAAGGAATGGGCGAGAAAATCGGTGAATTGCCCTCGATTTGAGGCGATTTGTTGCAGGGGGTAGCAGATTTACCTGTTGACCGAATAGTGGTTCGTCTGTACCGTAATGTGGACTTTGATTGCAAGCTGACCATTCCAACGGGCCGTCTTCTTGCAGTCAGAAGCATGGCCCGTCAGCGGATCGATTGAAATACGACTTTCCGGGCCTGAAAAGCTACAGCGGAGGAAATAGGAGTAGCCGATGAAGACAGCAACGAAACTTGAAGATGCTGCTGCGCTGATCCCCGAAGGAGCGGTTTTGCTTATCGGTGGGTTCATGGCGGTCGGAACGCCGGAGCGTATGATTGACGCCTTGGTCAAGCGGGGAGTGGGTGGCTTTACTGTCGTCGCCAATGACACGGCCATGGTCGGCGCCGGTATCGGCAAGCTGATTTCCGCCGGATTGGTCAAGAAGGTGATTGCAAGCCATATCGGTCTCAATCCGGAAACCCAGCAGAAGATGATTGCGGGCGAGATTGAGGTTGAACTGGTGCCACAGGGGACCCTCGTCGAGCGCATTCGCGCCGGGGGCGTTGGCCTTGGTGGCGTCCTGACCCAGACAGGTCTGGGGACTCCGGTTGAAGAAGGCAAGCCGATCGTTGAGGTGAAGGGCCAGAAATATCTGCTTGAGGAACCCATTCGTGGCGATTTCGCGCTGATCAAGGCCAAGCATGCCGACTACAAGGGCAATCTGGATTATTCTTTGACCGCGCACAACTTCAACCCGGTCATGGCGATGGCGGCCGACAAGGTGATTGCCGAAGCGGAGGAAATCGTGCCGATCGGTGCCATTCATCCTGATGCGGTGAAAACGCCGGGCGTTTTGGTGGATTATGTTCTGGAACGGGAGGCCTGAGATGGACGCCAAGGAAATTATTGCCCGTCGCGTGGCTTTGGAAGTGAAAGACGGCATGCTGGTCAATCTGGGCATTGGTCTGCCGAGCATGGTTGCCAACTATGTGTCGCCCGATGTGGATGTCATGTTCCAGGCAGAGAATGGTGTTGTCGGTCTGGCTGCCCGACCGCTGCCCGGTTTTGAGAACAAGGATCTGACCGATGCTGGTGGTGGCTTCGTCAGCGCGGTACTGGGCGCAGCATCGATCGATTCCTCCGTTTCCTTCGGCCTTATTCGCGGCGGTCATCTGGACATGACCGTGTTGGGCGGGTTGCAGGTTGATGAACGCGGCTATCTGGCCAACTGGATGGTTCCTGGCAAGATGGTTCCGGGCATGGGCGGCGCAATGGATCTGGTCGCCGGGGCCAATCAGGTGATTGTTGCCATGGTGCACACGGCCAAGGGCAGCCACAAGATCGTTCCTGAATGCACCCTGCCGCTGACGGCAGCCCGTCGGGTTTCGCTGATCGTGACCGAAATGGCGGTGATCGAGCCGACCGACGAAGGGTTGGTTCTGCGCGAACTGGGGCCTGATACAACGGTTGAGCAGGTTATCGAAGCTACGGCTGCAAAACTGATCGTGCCGGAAAATATTCCGCACATGGCGCTCTGATTGTATC belongs to uncultured Cohaesibacter sp. and includes:
- a CDS encoding AAA family ATPase, producing the protein MKIIACYSNKGGVGKTATSVNLAYALAEAGKRVLLCDLDPQGASSFYFRVKPSRKLTDEQFFKDEDRFVKSIRGSNYDDLDILPANMSFRNFDVFLSRMKNSRSRLKKSLKAVKKDYDVILLDCPPNISTLSESVFKASDVVLVPVIPTTLSQRTFEQLVDFFKANDIPLRKLAAFFSMVQNVKSLHGELMDEMTSQYKKQFLSAYVPFTSDVERMGVHRAPVLASAPGCAASKAYQDLYREMRKKVALK
- a CDS encoding CYTH domain-containing protein, with translation MTVAKQKAESVEIERKFLLRSLPDLSSLKAGDVAQGYLTSATDSIEMRVRRKGCGANAAHFMTLKSDGTLSRKEIEVPISAAQFDSFWPATKGRRVEKTRYVGVLSDGLRFELDVFHGGLDGLKLVEVEFASVEAASRFVAPDWFGEDVTSNKGYKNKSLAVNGLP
- a CDS encoding 3-oxoacid CoA-transferase subunit A — its product is MKTATKLEDAAALIPEGAVLLIGGFMAVGTPERMIDALVKRGVGGFTVVANDTAMVGAGIGKLISAGLVKKVIASHIGLNPETQQKMIAGEIEVELVPQGTLVERIRAGGVGLGGVLTQTGLGTPVEEGKPIVEVKGQKYLLEEPIRGDFALIKAKHADYKGNLDYSLTAHNFNPVMAMAADKVIAEAEEIVPIGAIHPDAVKTPGVLVDYVLEREA
- a CDS encoding 3-oxoacid CoA-transferase subunit B produces the protein MDAKEIIARRVALEVKDGMLVNLGIGLPSMVANYVSPDVDVMFQAENGVVGLAARPLPGFENKDLTDAGGGFVSAVLGAASIDSSVSFGLIRGGHLDMTVLGGLQVDERGYLANWMVPGKMVPGMGGAMDLVAGANQVIVAMVHTAKGSHKIVPECTLPLTAARRVSLIVTEMAVIEPTDEGLVLRELGPDTTVEQVIEATAAKLIVPENIPHMAL